One Myxococcales bacterium genomic region harbors:
- a CDS encoding helix-turn-helix transcriptional regulator, with protein sequence MHRLREILRQKLALGLSHREVARSVGVSPSTVAAVFADARSHGLTRRA encoded by the coding sequence ATGCACCGTCTACGAGAGATTTTAAGGCAAAAGCTGGCCCTCGGCCTCAGCCACCGGGAGGTCGCGCGCTCGGTCGGCGTGAGCCCGAGCACCGTGGCGGCGGTCTTCGCCGACGCGAGGTCGCACGGGCTGACGCGGCGAGCGTGA
- a CDS encoding PEGA domain-containing protein — protein sequence MGHDVEAYKLFRDFLKMPQTDLDRSMLARKYYGELAKKVSLVTVSAQTPKGTKVIIDGVDAGETPLAEPIVVSAGTHDIVLRYADKEKKSPVSCPLSQTVTVELEVKEDPKVPITPPAEKGEKGSWLVPGVLAGVGVVGLGVGIGLGAASGSSASDAKALFQGGACADLGSANCQAAKDKESSTSGLATGSVIGYVAGGAFVAAAVISAVVIAPWKERPRKNLGLWVAPSLSGGAIGGSF from the coding sequence GTGGGTCACGATGTCGAGGCGTACAAGCTGTTCCGTGATTTTCTGAAGATGCCCCAAACCGATCTCGATCGGTCGATGTTGGCCCGAAAGTACTACGGAGAGCTGGCGAAGAAGGTCTCCCTCGTCACCGTAAGTGCGCAGACCCCCAAAGGTACCAAGGTCATCATCGACGGCGTCGACGCGGGAGAAACCCCGCTCGCCGAGCCGATCGTGGTCAGCGCCGGCACCCACGACATCGTGCTGCGATATGCCGATAAAGAGAAGAAGTCTCCCGTGTCGTGCCCCTTGTCGCAGACTGTGACCGTGGAGCTCGAAGTGAAGGAAGACCCGAAGGTCCCCATCACGCCACCCGCAGAAAAAGGCGAGAAGGGGAGCTGGCTCGTCCCCGGAGTGCTCGCCGGAGTGGGCGTGGTGGGCCTGGGAGTCGGGATAGGCCTTGGCGCCGCTTCGGGGTCGAGTGCGTCGGACGCCAAGGCGCTTTTCCAGGGTGGGGCGTGCGCCGACCTCGGGAGCGCGAACTGTCAGGCGGCGAAAGACAAGGAGTCGTCGACCTCCGGGCTCGCGACCGGGAGCGTGATCGGGTACGTGGCGGGCGGTGCCTTCGTGGCGGCCGCCGTGATTTCGGCCGTGGTCATCGCGCCCTGGAAGGAGCGGCCACGAAAAAATCTTGGTCTTTGGGTCGCGCCGAGCCTGTCTGGCGGCGCCATCGGCGGGAGCTTTTGA
- a CDS encoding DUF559 domain-containing protein, whose product MRSSPTPSERILWLHLRSSALGVRFRRQVPLDRFIVDFFAPSRSLAIEVDGASHPAHSAYDAARDARLASLGVRTLRFKAWRVERDVASVIRAIQGALHRG is encoded by the coding sequence ATGCGCTCTTCACCCACTCCCTCCGAGCGCATCCTTTGGCTCCACCTACGTAGCTCTGCCCTCGGCGTCCGCTTTCGACGGCAGGTCCCCCTCGACCGCTTCATCGTCGACTTCTTTGCACCCTCCCGCTCCCTCGCCATCGAGGTCGACGGCGCTTCCCACCCCGCTCATTCCGCCTACGACGCCGCTCGTGATGCACGTCTCGCCTCCCTCGGCGTACGCACTCTCCGATTCAAGGCTTGGCGCGTTGAACGCGACGTGGCCTCGGTGATTCGCGCTATCCAGGGGGCGCTCCATCGAGGGTAG
- a CDS encoding ATP-binding protein — protein MPQRLPRRLSTRGASSTSSASRDGSYHRVLSRIPKADVLVLDDFALAPYRGGAPESLQILEDRYGLRATVFTSQIGPDRGTHLADPTVADAICDRVLHGAHKIASPGPAAQDQEESKSET, from the coding sequence GTGCCGCAAAGGCTTCCGCGTCGTCTATCGACGCGTGGCGCCTCTTCGACGAGCTCCGCATCGCGCGACGGCAGCTACCACCGCGTCCTGTCTCGGATCCCGAAGGCGGACGTCCTCGTGCTCGACGACTTCGCGCTCGCCCCTTACCGAGGAGGCGCCCCAGAGTCTCTCCAGATCCTCGAAGACCGCTACGGCCTTCGCGCGACCGTCTTCACGAGCCAGATCGGACCCGACCGAGGCACGCACCTGGCCGACCCCACCGTCGCGGACGCCATCTGCGATCGTGTGCTCCACGGCGCTCACAAGATCGCCTCACCGGGCCCTGCGGCGCAAGACCAGGAAGAATCGAAGTCAGAAACTTGA
- a CDS encoding ATP-binding protein has translation MAFDDRFALLVEAEMLARENARLAKISATRRRITDACIEGISFARERQLDKPMVRRLATCRWVTEHQTVIVTGATGRARLPRMRPRP, from the coding sequence ATGGCCTTCGACGATCGCTTCGCACTCCTCGTCGAAGCCGAGATGCTCGCTCGCGAAAATGCTCGGCTCGCGAAAATCTCCGCGACGCGGCGCCGGATCACCGACGCGTGCATCGAGGGAATCTCCTTCGCCCGTGAGCGTCAGCTCGACAAGCCCATGGTGCGCCGGCTCGCGACATGTCGTTGGGTCACCGAGCACCAGACGGTGATCGTCACGGGAGCCACCGGACGGGCAAGGCTACCTCGCATGCGCCCTCGCCCATGA